The Sorghum bicolor cultivar BTx623 chromosome 6, Sorghum_bicolor_NCBIv3, whole genome shotgun sequence genome contains the following window.
ACGCCGGCGAGAGGCAAGAACGAGGCGGCCACCGCGGCAGTGGCAGTGGCAGGCGTCAACAGCGAGGAACCAGCGACGACAGACGCGCCGCGCGACAGGGACGAGTCGGCGGCGGAGGCCGTCGCGGCGAAGGGCAGCAGCGCGGTGGTGGTGACAGTGGAGTCCAAGGACCCGTACGGCGACTTCAGGGCGTCCATGGCGGAGATGGTGGCGGCGCACGGGCTGCGCGACTGGGAGGCCCTGGAGGAGCTCCTGGCGTGGTACCTCAAGCTCAACGCCAAGGGCGTCCACGCTGCCATCGTCGGCGCATTCATCGACCTTCTCGTGACCATGCAGCCGCAggcgtcgtcgccgccgtcgcTGCCGTCCCAGTCGCCCTCGTCGTCGTGCATCACCTTCGAGGAGTACTCCTCGGCAACCTTTGACGAGGAAGACGGCAAGAGCTGAGCTGAGGCCGAGGTGTTCCGTGTTCGCTGtttttaatctttttttttcttgtctcATTCAGAGactgtagttttttttttttttgtgaattgTTTTGTGCACCTTATGGAAGAATGGAAGGTGAGGCCTGAATGCAGCCATGGTGGATGTACAGTTGCTAAAACTAGTTGATGCTGACCATCAGAATAGATTAATGCCTAGACAACTAATTgaccatattttattttctctaCATGTTTTCAATTTGTCCTTTTGATGCTTGTCTATTGCGTGCGAACTAACATAATAACTTATCTACTAACTCTGAAGCATGTTCGTCTCTGTGCCTGTTGCTGTTAGCAGCTGATTAGCTGTTTTCTCAACGATATCCATGGCATTTGAGCAGCTCATTGTCGAGCCTGTtgtttgagcttatctgccgaatctgtCAGTATTGCCAGTCATTTAGTAGTATGTTTCATGGCTTACAAGCTGAATATCAAACATTAAGCAGTGTTAGTGTTTTCCTCAGTTCTGTATAAATGCTTCACTAACATGTCATGATTTTGAGATTATTGCATCCCCTTCATGTGTTAGGCCTTTTTAGATACTCATTTATTCATCTTAATCATATGTGTTGGAGAGTAGGGGCGAAGGTAGGTTATGTACAAGTGGTGCATTTAAATTCAAAAATAGTGAATTTGATTAAACTTTTACCATATATGCATTACCTATTAGATTTGTTTATGCacctacaaaacaaaacaaGTACACCACTTTCTAATTTGCTTTAGTTTCGCCACCGTTGGAAAGTTTAAATTTCACTCCAAACAACTCTACGCACATTTGGCTTACGCGCCATTCTTCAATCAACTTTGTTTATCATTCCGTTTCCTGTCTGTGGTCGATGGTCGGTTCCGTTGGCATGTTGGTATTTTAAATGACGCACTGAAACGGGGAATGGTAAGAAACTCGTTGGAAAGCAAGACTGTTAAAATATACATACAAAGAATGGTAAAGAATAAACTATTTGGAACTCAAGATCCTACATgtacaaatgaaaaaaaaagtagaACTGGAGTGAAGCGTCGTCTACGCAATCAAAATCTTACATAAATCTATCGATGGAAATTTTTAGAAGGGTTTAattgctactccctccatctcaaattataaatcattccaagaattttggagattcaaaccatcttaagtttgaccaaatttatatgataatataataacatttatgataccaactaagtatcattaggttcttcattagttatatttttatagtaatatctatttgatgtcataaatctttctaATTTCTTTTATAATGTTggttaaacttgagatgctttgactctccaagattcttgcaatgacttataaattgggatggagggagtacttggaAAGAATGCAGGAAGTCTAATacacaaaggaaaaaaaaataagaTATTAGACCTCATGCTTATTTCccaataatatttttatataaaaactcATTCCATAAAAATCTAAAGAAATTCGTATGATTCAATCACTTGTTTCTAAAGCTCTCATAGGAAtaattctaaaaaataaaatatccaaaattcttatttttttaccaATTTTAAATGGAGTTTAATGCCTCGTTTAGTCGGGCTCAGGCTCTACAAAGACTCCATGTTCATTTAGGGTCTGTTTGGCAGAGTTACTCTAGCTTTAGTTTCTCCAGAGGAGCCTTATAAAATGTTTTTTTTGGAGGAGCCGTTTTTGAGTAAACAGAGGAGCCGAAGCTTTTTTGATGAAGCCACAATTTGTTCCAAAACGGCTTCGGCTCTTCTAAAGAAGCCTATCATGAGGAGTCGTGTCAAACATCTCCTTAAtttgatgagagagagaatgacTCTTGTGAATAGTGTTGTTACAGTCTGAGTTGTAGGTGGAGCCCAAGCCATAATAAGCCCAACTAAACACAAACTTAAATCTTGCTCAAGTGTTCCGATTCTTCTTTCTAGTAGCGAGCTCCCTTCAATCTCTCCGTCACATCTAAAATTTGTAAGACATAGTAGAGCTTcgtttagttcctgaaaaaatttacaattttttttgaattttccgttcatcgaatcttacggcggatgtatagaacattaaatacaggctaaaaaataactaattatatattttgtctgtaatttgcgagacgatttttttaagcctagttaatctattattgaacaatatttatcaaatacaaatgaaagtgttacggtgtctattttgcaaaaaaaaatcatctaaaTAAGACCTAGATGTAGTCATTAAACATTTTCTAGATATATTAATAAGCCTTACTGAGGAAGTACTACTGCCTTGTCCCCACGTCCGTCACCGGCAGTCGGTCTCGTTTTGAATGCGCGCAAGCAGGCGTACAGGGTGTCCACGAATCTATAGCTGTTCATCACGATTTGACAATCTCACACAGGCATGGCAGTGACAATCCGATTCCAAGCACAGCCGGGCAATGCAAAAGTCTAATGTTGACCGGGCTTCAACCCGTGTGAAAATTTGCATGGGGCCGTAGTACAAGTCACCGTAGATGTAGAACATGTCTTGCTGGCTGCTGCACTACGGTCTTGTTTAGCTTCCaaaggaaaaaatttcgcgacactgtaacacttttgtttgtttgtggtaattattgtctaaccatggactaactaggctcaaaagattcgtctcgtcaattccgactaaattgtgtaattagtttttatttttatctatatttaatactccatgtatgcatctaaagattcgacgtAATGGAGAATattgaaattttttgggtttttgagtgaaagtaaacaaggcctaacctgGACTGCCAAGTTGAGCTGAAAAACGTTGCTTGATCTGTTTTTATCACACTACTACTACGGTATATTTTGCGGGGTTCAGAGCTCAGCTGGACTGCCAATTAGAACACGTCTTGCTGGCTGATGCActattttgagaaaaaaaaacagtaaATTTTGCGGGGTCCAGAGTTCAAAGTTCTAGAAAAGAATTCGTTTTTTTTCTTGTATGAACTTCGGTTGCCAGAGCTAAAGAGACCACTCAAACAAACAAAGCGCGCCTGCGACCTAGGCAAGAGTTTTCTTTCAGttgagttaggccttgtttagttctcaaaatattttagttttcagtactgtagcactttcatttttatttaataattattatctaattataaactaactaggctcaaaaaatttatctcacgaTTGACAGGTAACTATGTAATtaggtgccgcaagattcaatgtaacgagaaattttgaatttttttttggttttttaggtgaattaaacaaggcaaGGGAGCCAAAGATGTACGTAGAGATGAAGCGAAACTCAATGCCAATTTCGAAGAAAAGCTTAACATCGTCAAAAGTTCCATAAGGCGCTCTCTCATTGGCACTATCTACAACTCCACACGAATCTTTctgaggacttgtttagttccgaaaactgaaaagttttcgaaactgtagcactttcgtttgtttgtggtaaatattgtccaatcatatactaactaggttcaaaagattcggctcgtgatttacagtcaaactgtgtgattagtttttgtttttgtctatatttaatgcttcatgcatgtgccgcaagattcgatgtgacgggaaatcttgaaaactttttggatttcggggtgaactaaacaaggcccgagtcCTGGCGgagagcttttttttttttattaccGCATAATAAACCCTCCTCCTGTGTGGCCCTGAAGAAACACAAGCTTCtagcttttctagactgctGCAGCTACAGCGATCGATGCTTGCACGGTTGGAGCCACGGACTCTTCACAGGCCAAACAGGTGCCTGCACGGCTTGTTCACGCAACCTCTGCAACAGATCAGATCGGAACATGGTCACCGCGGAGCACTGGTCACCTCTGCGCCTTCattgcactgcactgcactggtagggcgacgcggcggcggcggcggcggcaacagcGATCGCGCCGGCATGGTTGTAGGACGAGGACCAGCAGCGCGCGTTCCGCCGCGTCGAAGAAATCGCGCGGGCACCTAACGTAACCAACCAACCGTGTACCGCTCTGCCAGCCAGCCGTGTGCCGTTTGATGCGTCATGCGTGTGTGTGCGCGCCATCGTCACGTACGCATGGATTATGCTGCAGCTGATCGTTGGGATATGAACAGGTACAGCTTGGACCCTGTTGTGGTGGTCGACACGACAAGTATCAGGCCAGGCGCAAAGTGAAACAGCTGAGGTTTCAGGACAAAcagcaaaaaaaaacagctgAGCGTTACGATAGATTTAACCCACTGCCTTTTGttacttccaaaaaaaaaaaaactaaaataattCATTCAGACATTCAGTACCTTCAGATCCAGCGCGCTGAAAATGAAACAGTTTTAAACATCTAGCTTGCGTTACTGATTGTGATGCATTGGTGTTTCTGACCAGAGAATCTCTGGAAGGCGGGCATCTATCAATCATCACAGATGCACCAACCCTAGGACAAACTTGTCATTTGTCAAAGTAGCTTACTGTTAACAATTCGTCCGCCTCCCTTTACGGGGACTGTCAAACTTCAATGCAATTCGCAATACTGTACCATACTGCTGCAACGGACTGCTATCGCAAAGCAAGGGCAATATACAATTTGAATCTAAAGTAATATATGCTGTAAGCTCAAATGTAATAGTGCTCTTGAAATAAATTCGGCTATGAATCAGAATGCATCTGAACACTTCTCCCAAAGTAAAAGCGTCTCAAGACTTTATATGAACAGTTCATTTCCAATTGGATTGGGTAGAGTGGGTCAGGACTACAAAGAGAAGATACCATCACTAATCGACTCTCCTCGTTCCATCAATAGTTCTGACCTCACTTTCAGTTTTGGCGAGTTTTATGTCACATCacaccaaatgccaccaaattgtacgccaatatatatatatatatatatatatatatatatatatatatatatatatatatatatatatatatatatatattgctaaACACCTTAGCCTGTTTTTTAAAACACCCCACACGAATCTTCGTGATCGATAGCTTTTTTACCGTCCTCTGTCTCATTGGAAGTGtcgtttttttttacttttataGAGTTCTTTTTTGACAATTTGTCTCATTCAAAAAATTTTatgtaaataataaaataaataaaattattattaaattatctctaataataaaataagtcataacaaaataaataatatttatataaaaatttgaATAAGATGAACGGTCAAATAAAAAGTCTAATAAAAAATGACACTTTGAATTGAACAGAGAGAGTACACCATTTGCAACTGTCCTTCCAGTTACATGTAAACCCTCCTCCTGTTTGGCCCGGGGGAACTCAGTTTCTGGCTTCTAGACTGCTGCAGCGATGGTTGCTCGGTTGGAGCATATAGACTCACAGGCCAACATGGCCAACATAGCCATAACAGAAAGTAAATAGCTgatagattcggctgataaaatTAAACCAACATGCTTGCAACAGCACAACAAAGAGCCCGTCGGGGACACGCCTCCCGATCATTGCCGGCCGCAGCCCCAAACAGAACGCAGGACGGGCTAGCAAACTAGCAAGCTGCAGAGCACTCGTCATGGTCACCTTACCTCCGTCCCACCGGGCTTCTGCGTCCATTGCATTTGCATTGGTAGGGcgacgcggcggcggcaacAGAGATCGATCGCGGCGCGCGCCAGCAGTGGAGGACTTGGACGAGGACCAGCGACGGATATATATGTTGTGCTGCCCTACAGCGACATCTGATTGAGATGAACAAGTACAGGCAAGGCAGGCAGGACCAGAGGTGTGTTGGTCCAGTGCACGCAGCATCCGTCGCATGTATCAGGCCAGCCGACAAGTGAAAGATCGGGTGATGAAGAAGTTATCGAAACGTAGTTCTCACAAATCTCGTGAATGCACGTTTTCAATTTGTTTGGTTACGCTGTCTTTGCACTAAGAATGCTCATCTCTCTGCCTCTCTGGGAGCTTTGCTTTCTGACTTGCTTAAAAGAGCACTAATGATAAAGGGAGTTAAGGTACAGGGAAGCCGCTATGGTAGAGCTGGATCGGATTCGTCAGGACAAACTGCTAAAGACTCACCTACTGCTTTGTTTGTTTTTCTTCAGCTAGTGCTGCATTTGTTCCTggggaaaaaaaaatatttcattCAGTACCTTCAGATCCACACCGCActgaaaaaataataattttaaaCATCTGAAGGTGGGCATCAGTCATTCATCATCAGAGAATGCACCAACCTGACGACAATTTCAGCGCCCAAGGCAGGCATTACTGTACTTGTCAAAGTAGCTTATTACTGCTAATACTCTGTCTGCCTCCCGTTGCGGCGactgtcaaccttgcccatgcAATTCGCAATATCTGCAACGAACTGCTACCGCAAGGTGTCCCAGCATCATCAATAGTCCAATATAGCAATCCAAACTACGGTACAAACTCATGGATAAGGATTTAGAGGTGCATATAAACTTGGACCACAACCCAAACTTCAtgtcgccttgtttagttccaaaatattttgcaaaatggacactgtagctctttcgtttgtatttgacaaatattgtccaatcatggactaactaggctcaaaagatttgtctcgtcaattccgaccaaactgtgcaattagtttttatttttgtctatatttagtacttcatgcatgtgtctaaagattcgatgtgacggggaatctgaaaaattttgcaaaattttttgagaactaaacaaggccgagtgTAAATTGTTACAATAAACAATTTAAATTTTTAATAATATATGCTATTAGGTCAAACGTAACGCTCTTGAAATTAATTCAGCTATAAATCAGAAAGCACCTGAACACTTCCTCGCAAAGCAAAACGTCTCATGACTCCAATATGAACAGTTCATTTCCAATTGGGTTGGATAGGGTGGGTCATGGCTACAAGGAGAAGATACTGTCACTATATATAATTGACTCTCCTTGCTCCATCAATCAATAATTCTGACCTCACTTTTCAGTTTTGGTGGGTTTTACGTCACATCACACCAAACAGCCCCAAATTATGCCTAGATTATTCAGCTCCTTTTTTCCAAGTTCCTACTTTCCACACACACCCAATTCAGCTTTCCCTTTAGTATATCCACAAAATTCTCCCCTGATCCACAACTCATCAAATCATCATCATGTGTCCTTAAATCCAAAGCCAGAAAAGCCCCCAGCTGATGCCCCTCAAACCATGGACCATCAGGTGCAGCTGCGAGGGGCAATTCCATAATTTCCCCACCACAAGAAGAGATTCTGCCGGTGCCGGAGCAGCTGAGCTAACCACCTGCCGGGCTCTTGTCTCGTCGTCTGTAACTTGGCTGGTAAGCAAGTCGTCACCCGTCAGCCACCAGCAGCTAGGCTGTTTGCCCACCCGTCCATCGTTTGCGTGACCAAGAAATCAAGAACTCAGGCAGGGCTcgccctcttcctcctcctcctcctcctcctcccgccgTGAATTCCACGCTGGTTCAGGGATGTCGACCGAGCTCCTGACGAAATTCCTCACGTAGGTGCCCGCCCCTTCCATCCCTGTCCAGACCTTTCTTAGCCTGAAATTTGGTGGGACTTTTACGGGCGATTGTGTTTGGTCTCTGTTCCTGGAAGAAGGCTGTACGTGCTGGGCTCATCTGTtgtttgatttgatttgattgcAGGTTGCTGTTCGGGTATGCCATGCCAGCGCTGGAGTGCTTCAAGGCGATCGAGCAGCGGCCAGGCCGGGCAGATCAGCTCCGCTTCTGGTGCCAGTATTGGTAATGATTCAGaagcctttttttttctttttctttgggTCATTGATGATACGCTTTAGCTTCATGCGATTTTCATTTCCTCAACTGGGTGTTGTTGGGTGGTGATCCGAGTTCGAACTCGTACTAATAGAGAGGGTTGGATCTGTCGAACATGGTGCTCGTCCACAAAAGGGGATCGATTTCTTCTATCTAGTAGGTACAGTGTTGTTGCGCTTGATGTGGAATTAAGTAGCtaattattataattattattGTTTACCCCCTTCTATGAATCATAGAATTGTGTAAAACAAATTCAGTAGCAAACCCCATTCTCCTTGTATGATATTATTAAGGATTATATGTAGCGAGTTCGTAGTTGTGATGAATAAGCACACCATCTTCTAGCTCGTTGCTGGgtgtttctttgtttttttttttttttggtggtgGTTGACTTCAGACGATAAACTGAAACTGAAAGTCTGCAGTGTCATAACGTTCACTTTTGGGTCTTGGTCTTGCTAAGTTTGACTAGTTTCAGCAATCCTGCAGGATCATCTTGGTCCTCCTTGTCATGTTCGACGAAATTGCTGGGGTTCTCATTTCCAAGTAATCACCAAAACACAAATCTGAAACTCATATTCCTTCAGAAAAGTGACCGCGGTCTGACGATTTCCCCTCTCCATTCCTGTCACAGGATTCCAATGTACTACGAGCTCAAGCTAGCCTTCCTCGTCTACTTGTGGTACCCAAAGACAAGGGTATGCAATGCACCAATAAAAAGATGTAGCTGTGCATATACACAGAGGCAAGCTGCTGATCAAAATCTCTAAAAAACTGGATGTTGTTGTGCTCTGAACCAGGGAACGGACATCGTGTACGAGACCTTCCTCCAGCCGCTGGTGATGCAGTACCAGCCCAACATCGAGGCCAGGCTACAGTACCTTCGCGCCAACGCCGGTGACATCCTCGTCTTCTACCTCAAGAACTTCACCGAGAGGGGCTACGACCTCTTCCTCCGGGTGCTCGACTACGTCCGGTCGCAGGCGTCCAAAGGGTCAAGAACACGGGTATACACACCAGCTTCACCAATTTGGCTATATATATGTTCCTTCTCATCAGAGGTTAGTGCAAGTGTTGTGATTGTTGTTTCCCGTGATGCAGAGATTCTTCTCGTTCCGAGGGGAACGGGCGGAGAGGCCAAGCTTCGCCGACGACGACTATGCCACCGGCGGCGACCGGAGGGACGGGGGAAGGCACCGCCGGCCACGTAGTGGCTACTAGCAGACCAAGACACCAAGTAGTCAATTGATGTATAGGATGTGCACAGAGACAGAAACGATTACTCGCGTAGGATTAGGTAGGATCAAATCAAGCAAACCATTGTGAACCAGATTGATTTGAACACAGATGGCTTATGGACAAAACTTGTAGGATTCTATCTTTTCAAAGGGTAGGAAACGTTTGATTATTTGAGCAAGTATGTTTATCATCTGACATTCTGATCTCAATGAGCTCACTGATGGCAATAATGGCATTAAACAAATCAGAATATCTGTTAATTGTAATTTGTAACATGCCAGATTGAACGGAAGAAACTTTGGAAGTTCTGCACAAAATTTCAAACACTGCATCCACAAAGGGACTTGAGGGTACAAGCAATCGTCATTAAGGCATAAGGTGATGGATGTACTGAACAGCAGAATTGGTAAAGGGTCCACTGACGGGGAATCGAGATAGAAACCAAATATTCCTAGAAAAGTTCACTTTTCGAACTTAGTGAGCCCCATCATTGACAAAAGCACAATTGTAAACATGCCAACTCACTGAGTTAGGAAACTGTGTTAATAATAGCTGAACATAGTGAAATGATATGTTTCCTATCTACAGTAAGTATCCAAAAAAGCAATATATTCCTAGGAACAGAATGGTGATCCTTCAAGACGGTCATGACTGTCAACCACTTAAAATTGAGCCCACATCAACACCCTTCTTTGCTAAGAATTCCTTTGCCTCCACAATATCCTGCATAATACGTCAATCTCAGACACAATTAAATGAGGTAAAGTCATACAACCAAAACAAAAATCATTTAGCAATTAGCATGGATTTCTTTGTTATGATCTGTATGAAGATCCATGAGATGTACTGCAAAGACAGCTCAAGAAGTTTCCAAGGTTCCTCAGTTTAGTCATGGATAGATCAAGAAAAGAAATTTAGTACCTAGGACTAAAATAAAATAGCTAACCTGTTGCAGTAGTACAGCTTCTTGAGGACAACTTGGGAAGAGCATAAGTCCAAATCCAACCATAAAAAGGCCGTAGCATCCAAGAGCCACTACCAAGTAGATGGGAAGCTGAAACAGCAACAATCAAATTCATACACAAACTACTAATCGTCTTGcactatttttttaaaagataTTTACTAGCAAAAATCAGTGATACTGACCAGCCAAGTATAACTTCGAGGAACAGTTGAGGTTTCAAGTAGAGCAATCCAGATAGCTGAGATTGCTATCAGTATTGCAGCAATCTTGAATATGTGCTTCATTTTGGGGTGAGGTGCTTTCCTatgataaaaggaaaaaaaataaaaggatgACAAACAaaatatactccctctgtcctgtAATACAGTGTgttctaaaaattttaagaCAGCTTACGGGAACACTCAAATGACGTATGTACCCTAAATTATTCCAATTATAGAGTTTCTCTTCAAATCATGGCTTCCTTTTTAATAAACCTTGCCAAATCAAATCATAGTCATTATGTAGAACGCATTGTATCTCAATATACATTTTAGAAGTCACAATGAACTTTATTTTAGGACGGAGAGAGTAGCTGATATGATTACTTATTCCTAACAGACAAGCCGTTAATAGCTgaattatggccttgtttagttctaaaatttttgtaGATACAATACACGAGTGGTGATCCTATGCACCTTTTCTTTGAGCAGCAGCTAAACATGTGGATCATTGTGGAAACCTTCATAATTTCATGAACAGATCTATCTAGGTCACTCAGCAGCATCAACATAATATGGGGGGTTTTGTGCCATCAATACTAAGCCAACTTCATGGGATCGGACAGAGGCCCATTTACCATAAACTCGATAGACTTTGAAAGGGGTTTGAATTTTAATTACCTCGGAGACTCGGACAGTCGGACCTCGCAGCAGACAGCAGACAGCAGACAGCTGGAGCAGGCCGGCTCCTGCGGGATCTCGCCCAGTGGGCGACGGCCGAACGCGCGGGCCGCGGGCGCGGGGCGGACCGGGGGCAGCGGGCGGCGGGCGGCACCGCGTGGCGCGGCTGAAGGTGTGGCGGCGCGGGCGGGCGGCCTGgcgggtggcggcggcgcggagcGATTCCGCGTCCCGGCGTCCGTCAGAGACTCAAAGCTCGGAAGCTGCTGGAGGGGGCGATGTGGGGGAGTGGGGAGTGGAAAGGCCAGATGGGCTATTGGGCCGTCCGGGCGGGTGTGGATTGGGGAGGGGGAAACATTGTGAACCAGATTGATTTGAGCACAGTTGGCTTATGGATGGAGTGATGGACAAAACTTGTAGGATCCACTGGAAACATAAATAGCTTCGTACAAATTTTCTATTTATATCTTATTCATATTGTCAGCAGCCATCTCATCCCATGCTTACTAATAACCATCCAAATAATAATCGCAGTTGTAAAATTGCTGTACTGTCGACTGTCTCTCAAGTAGTCCATCTGGTGCTCTCACACACGGGTACTCGTTAGTCTCTGACTAATAAAAATTAAATATATGAAAATGCATGTTTTTTTTATCTTTGTTTGCTTTCTAGCACAGGCACAGTAGATATTGTATAGTCTCTATTCTTTAGCCTCgatttactccctccgtccccttTTTTAACTACCGTTCTCGCTTTCATTAACATACTCAACTTTGACCtaatatgtacaaaaaatatttatatttatgatatataattagtattattagatagatcgttgaatttatttttataataaacttatttagagatacaGATGTTGCTACCATATTCTACCAATCTAGTCAAACTTAAGGAAGTTTGACCGACAAGAATACCATGGCGACACAAAAaagggatagagggagtagctGTTATAAATTTATCAAATCCCGATTTATATGTTTTTCATTTGTATTGAGAGTTGTCGTTGCATGGTACCTAGTATTTTCAATATACATTTAGTTGAAATCCTAGCTTAAGTATGGTGActcttgttgcaacctatatcTTATGGCTTATGAATATAAATTTTGATGTTTAGATCTTAATTTTATTAATTGCTACAGTTTTTTAGCCTCAAGTTATTTTAAAACTCTTGTGcttattttatcttttataaACTCTTTTTTTGCACATTTCACAATAAGGATTTTAGTTGTAGGCAACACTCTTATTATGTACTACGATAGCATAAATCATCATTTAAAAGCTATACACATTGCCCAAAATCAGTGCTAAAGCTTGAAGCGAGATCTAGGGTAGAGCAGTGGTGCTAacctcaagaaaaatattaatatttaagcCTATAAAATGCCCGTTTACTTAGATGGAATCTCAAAGGTTGAGAAGCTACCTTTGGTCTGCACTACCTTGTTcacaaaattttgaattttctaaTCAATGAATTATACGTGGATATTGATTTTGTATAAATATAAGTAACGTTACAAGATATAAACTGTAtgccatgattaactaatataaTTTTAAATACTTTGATAGTATAATTAGATGTGTCTAATGATTCATTATGGAAATATTTTCCATGGACGCTAAAACATAACATATGTATTTATTGTTCATGCATGTATACTTGATCTGTATAAAGACACAGCCTGACATGTATACCTactttaataaaaaaattatatagtaGGATTAATAGAATTGGGCAATgtacaacatatatatatgcttta
Protein-coding sequences here:
- the LOC8072998 gene encoding putative HVA22-like protein g isoform X1, with the protein product MSTELLTKFLTLLFGYAMPALECFKAIEQRPGRADQLRFWCQYWIILVLLVMFDEIAGVLISKIPMYYELKLAFLVYLWYPKTRGTDIVYETFLQPLVMQYQPNIEARLQYLRANAGDILVFYLKNFTERGYDLFLRVLDYVRSQASKGSRTRRFFSFRGERAERPSFADDDYATGGDRRDGGRHRRPRSGY
- the LOC8072999 gene encoding dolichol-phosphate mannosyltransferase subunit 3; its protein translation is MKHIFKIAAILIAISAIWIALLETSTVPRSYTWLLPIYLVVALGCYGLFMVGFGLMLFPSCPQEAVLLQQDIVEAKEFLAKKGVDVGSILSG
- the LOC8072998 gene encoding HVA22-like protein j isoform X2, whose protein sequence is MPALECFKAIEQRPGRADQLRFWCQYWIILVLLVMFDEIAGVLISKIPMYYELKLAFLVYLWYPKTRGTDIVYETFLQPLVMQYQPNIEARLQYLRANAGDILVFYLKNFTERGYDLFLRVLDYVRSQASKGSRTRRFFSFRGERAERPSFADDDYATGGDRRDGGRHRRPRSGY